One segment of Salvia splendens isolate huo1 chromosome 20, SspV2, whole genome shotgun sequence DNA contains the following:
- the LOC121780886 gene encoding receptor-like protein 9DC3: MATSFLLPLQLILLITINIFFILTSSTPLTDFTTDRDALLAFKRAITVDTSSALSKKWLTNTSICDWAGVSCGVKHQRVTAIDLSYFGLHGYLSPHLGNLTFLQSLDVSSNNFAGVLPAELSKLRRLKLVNAACNNFSGEIPRGILTNMSALEYIDLRFNNLSGALPSDICNNTPKLKRLSLIMNQIHGKFPRSIHKCSKMEELSLSTNMFDGNIPTEVGNLTMLTLLSVYDNDMQGNIPSSIFNVSRLKFIYLDGNKLSGSIPKNLDNLLNLQVLRLSDNNLTGEIPTSITNASQLVFIQMSSNSFIGTIPDLGNLRQLRFLSLRENNLTGLGFLSSFTNCPNLNVLHITNNPMMNCILPSSLGNLSTSLLSFSASNCSIRGVIPAAIGNLRNLVILDLSNNQLTGSIPTTFSIRCSLQSLYLNVNKLEGSLPESLSNCRSLQLLNFGNNRIQDTFPLWTGNLTYLRVLILASNNFSGTISSLAPQATLPFPKLQVFDISHNAFVGNLPHGYIRNFKVMMDVQENHRGEQVHIPIYTKSFILTVKGCDRQYTRIMKTFTTIDMSSNRFSGSIPNTIGNLNSLIHLNLSHNCLTGGIPASLGNVTELESLDLSSNRLEGEIPTELTKLTFLAAMNLSMNNLSGKIPQSNGQFSTFENTSYVGNYGLCGFPLSRKCEGPPVMLQEEDDDDYGILEGFCWQAVVSGYGCGLVIGAIMGCLILGYGRPKWLVEWNYRFYRIKMRSHRRNVA, encoded by the exons ATGGCCACCTCTTTCTTGTTGCCTTTGCAACTCATTCTTTTAATTACAATAAACATCTTCTtcatactcacctcatctaCACCACTAACCGATTTCACCACCGACCGAGATGCTCTTCTCGCGTTCAAAAGGGCCATTACTGTCGACACAAGTAGCGCGTTGAGCAAGAAATGGCTCACCAACACTTCCATCTGTGACTGGGCCGGCGTCTCGTGTGGAGTCAAACACCAAAGAGTCACAGCCATCGATCTCTCCTACTTCGGCCTCCATGGATACCTCTCTCCACATCTCGGAAACCTAACCTTTCTCCAATCCTTGGACGTCAGCTCCAACAATTTCGCAGGCGTCTTACCAGCTGAGCTGTCTAAACTACGCCGTCTGAAGCTAGTAAACGCAGCATGCAACAACTTCAGTGGAGAAATACCGAGAGGTATCCTTACAAACATGTCGGCATTGGAATATATTGATCTGAGGTTTAACAACCTATCGGGCGCTCTCCCAAGCGATATATGCAATAACACTCCGAAACTGAAGAGATTATCTCTCATAATGAATCAAATACACGGAAAATTTCCAAGGAGTATACACAAGTGCAGCAAGATGGAGGAGTTGAGCTTGTCTACGAATATGTTCGATGGAAACATACCAACCGAAGTTGGGAATCTTACCATGCTTACACTTCTATCTGTGTATGATAATGATATGCAAG GAAATATTCCGTCTTCTATCTTCAACGTTTCGCGTTTGAAATTCATATACCTCGATGGAAATAAACTGTCTGGAAGCATACCCAAAAATTTGGATAATTTACTCAACCTACAAGTGTTGCGTCTAAGCGACAACAACTTAACAG GAGAAATTCCAACCTCAATCACCAACGCTTCTCAGCTTGTTTTTATACAGATGAGCAGTAACTCGTTCATTGGTACCATCCCCGACTTGGGTAATTTAAGACAGCTGCGATTCCTTAGTCTACGGGAAAATAATCTGACTGGATTGGgatttctctcttcttttacaaACTGCCCAAATTTGAATGTCTTGCATATTACTAACAATCCGATGATGAATTGTATCCTTCCATCTTCCTTGGGAAACTTGTCTACTTCACTTCTCAGCTTTTCAGCATCTAACTGTAGCATCAGAGGTGTAATTCCTGCTGCAATTGGAAATTTGAGGAATTTGGTGATTTTGGATTTATCCAACAATCAACTCACAGGATCCATCCCCACTACATTTTCGATACGTTGTAGTCTTCAGTCACTCTACTTAAATGTTAACAAGTTAGAAGGATCATTACCGGAATCCCTTTCCAATTGTCGAAGTCTGCAGCTTCTTAATTTTGGAAACAACAGAATACAAGACACCTTTCCACTTTGGACGGGAAACCTCACTTATCTTCGAGTCCTCATATTGGCATCCAACAACTTCAGTGGTACCATTTCTTCTCTCGCTCCCCAGGCTACGCTTCCATTCCCTAAGCTGCAAGTTTTTGATATATCTCATAATGCATTCGTTGGCAATCTTCCCCACGGATATATTAGGAATTTCAAAGTGATGATGGATGTACAAGAGAATCATCGAGGAGAACAAGTTCACATTCCAATTTATACAAAGTCATTCATATTGACAGTGAAAGGTTGTGATCGACAATATACGAGAATTATGAAAACCTTCACAACAATCGACATGTCATCCAACAGATTCTCAGGCAGTATCCCAAACACCATTGGAAATCTGAATTCCTTGATACATCTGAATCTGTCTCACAATTGTCTCACAGGAGGTATACCTGCATCTCTTGGAAACGTGACAGAACTCGAGTCGTTGGACCTGTCTTCTAACCGATTGGAAGGGGAAATTCCAACGGAGCTAACAAAGCTCACATTTCTTGCTGCGATGAACCTTTCCATGAATAATCTTTCAGGGAAGATACCTCAATCCAATGGTCAGTTTTCCACATTTGAAAATACATCATATGTTGGGAATTATGGACTATGCGGATTTCCTTTATCACGAAAATGCGAAGGGCCTCCAGTGATGCtgcaagaagaagatgatgatgattatgGTATTCTAGAAGGATTCTGTTGGCAGGCGGTTGTTTCAGGTTATGGATGTGGATTAGTAATCGGTGCGATTATGGGTTGTCTGATTCTTGGGTATGGAAGGCCTAAATGGTTGGTGGAATGGAACTATAGATTTTACAGGATAAAGATGAGAAGCCATAGAAGAAATGTGGCTTAA
- the LOC121781356 gene encoding F-box protein At3g07870-like has protein sequence MELEFFTNLPSDMPTNILNLPSDMTINILSRLSLREIAISKSVCKPWLDLIESNDIGKSKIKTASALVHFTPSARCTIFEIEDEDEADLESHDLHYHALTDLVIPHPNRSSMEGTSANELLLLNPSTTKGIPLYVCNPMTREYAELSYPLYIPERQLKFGFGVSKLSGEYKVVCINADNGFNTHYVYTLGTGKWRRIEAGAASGYKFWAQPLLCNHNLHWTVMDLWHNNSICGFDVETERFSIFSFPSNGYGFGDLCVLRDRLCYCYSLGEDFIIWCMKEYQVEESWTVEYKLSPIDWSFDWNYMLVEPIKLFKDGDMLMLLDKSRLIYYSYKAETFEYVDMFKDLDANDLVSPMIFNPSLLSLKNFGFKNVIKF, from the coding sequence ATGGAGCTTGAATTCTTCACAAATCTACCATCAGATATGCCAACCAACATCCTAAATCTTCCGTCAGATATGACAATCAACATCCTATCACGACTCTCTTTACGAGAAATAGCAATCAGCAAATCCGTCTGCAAACCATGGCTCGATCTGATCGAGTCCAACGACATCGGCaaatccaaaatcaaaaccGCATCTGCCCTAGTTCATTTCACGCCCTCAGCTCGATGCACGATTTTCGaaattgaagacgaagacgaagcTGATCTGGAGAGCCATGACCTTCACTACCATGCGCTCACTGATTTGGTGATCCCTCACCCAAACAGATCTTCAATGGAAGGTACCTCAGCTAATGAATTGCTTCTTCTCAACCCATCAACAACAAAAGGTATTCCTCTTTACGTATGTAATCCGATGACTCGTGAATATGCTGAGCTGTCGTACCCTCTTTACATCCCGGAGCGTCAGTTAAAATTTGGATTCGGTGTGAGCAAATTAAGTGGGGAGTATAAGGTGGTCTGCATAAACGCGGACAATGGTTTCAACACTCATTATGTATACACCCTCGGAACAGGAAAATGGAGGCGAATTGAAGCCGGGGCTGCTTCTGGTTACAAATTTTGGGCTCAACCTCTATTATGCAATCACAACCTCCATTGGACGGTAATGGATTTGTGGCATAACAATTCTATTTGTGGTTTTGACGTTGAAACAGAACGTTTTAGCATCTTCTCTTTTCCTTCTAATGGATATGGATTTGGGGATTTGTGTGTTTTGAGGGACCGCTTGTGTTATTGTTACAGTTTGGGTGAGGATTTTATCATATGGTGTATGAAGGAATACCAAGTTGAGGAATCTTGGACCGTAGAGTACAAGTTGAGTCCAATTGATTGGAGTTTTGATTGGAATTATATGCTTGTTGAGCCAATCAAACTTTTCAAAGATGGTGACATGTTGATGTTGCTGGACAAAAGTCGTCTCATCTACTATTCCTACAAGGCAGAAACTTTTGAATATGTGGATATGTTTAAGGATTTAGATGCGAACGATTTAGTCAGTCCCATGATTTTCAATCCTAGCCTTTTATCACTCAaaaattttggatttaagaATGTGATCAAGTTTTAG
- the LOC121781357 gene encoding uncharacterized protein LOC121781357, with the protein MKTMPNFKIKIKIAMNFTTIASLISISPSENQHQYQCGQYKVVCINRDGSAHHVYTLGTGAWRHVEAGPASGFGFKLDGRIVCNGNLHWTVYDSTRPLLICGFDVETECSSIFSGPPVVVDERLAVEVSVLSDYLCVSYVWDNEIVIWLMKEYRVEQSWTIDYRLSTNGFNFDFGFRNGMESVYPIKVFNDGDVLMLMVTNDINFYNRKRRLIYYSSKTYTIQQLGMINEQLGTIGSLGMVQSNTVRSRMCM; encoded by the exons ATGAAGACGATGcccaatttcaaaatcaaaatcaaaattgccATGAACTTCACTACAATCGCTTCTCTGATTTCGATATCCCCCTCGGAAAATCAGCACCAGTATCAATG TGGGCAATATAAGGTCGTCTGTATCAATCGCGACGGCTCTGCTCATCACGTATACACCCTCGGAACGGGAGCGTGGCGGCATGTTGAAGCAGGCCCTGCCTCTGGTTTCGGATTCAAATTAGATGGACGGATTGTGTGTAACGGAAACCTCCATTGGACTGTGTATGATTCCACTCGACCCTTGTTGATATGTGGTTTTGACGTTGAAACAGAATGTTCTAGCATCTTCTCTGGTCCTCCTGTCGTTGTAGATGAGCGTCTAGCTGTGGAGGTGAGTGTTTTGAGCGACTATCTGTGTGTTTCTTACGTGTGGGACAATGAAATTGTCATCTGGTTAATGAAGGAATACCGAGTCGAGCAATCTTGGACCATAGATTACAGGTTGAGTACTAAtggttttaattttgattttggttttcgCAATGGAATGGAGTCTGTTTATCCTATCAAAGTTTTCAATGATGGTGACGTTTTGATGTTGATGGTGACGAACGACATTAACTTCTACAACAGAAAGAGGCGTCTCATCTACTACTCCAGCAAGACATATACTATTCAACAACTCGGTATGATTAATGAGCAACTCGGTACGATTGGGTCACTTGGTATGGTGCAGAGCAACACCGTACGATCGAGAATGTGTATGTAG